A genomic segment from Lycium ferocissimum isolate CSIRO_LF1 unplaced genomic scaffold, AGI_CSIRO_Lferr_CH_V1 ctg3230, whole genome shotgun sequence encodes:
- the LOC132044021 gene encoding F-box protein At5g49610-like: MKRLRKLCDNKGVELSEDIIMEILHLLPSKSLARFKCVSKCWQKYIAGCRSQRWRPQPDFIGIFYQTDKHSQIGFFFESKESNNNHMHDLDESVNFLNRKVYIVASSNGFLLCTKDRKKPRDYYVYNPATRQYSSLPKTLFCMEGDLAIGFICKVDDPNKDVISFTIVRYEIPHHWGELPFTVTIESFFSETNVWTSNSIILDAPLRQYPLNWDARSSDGVIDGVFCWLDQVERQITVYDSVYKSFWALEFPEEIETTYNSYLGLSGGDFYFALNYGEEITVWKLESNIRSRVAVWVVKYDADVAATVLQCPEAFGLGGDTLRVEAFGITGSICIEVLNMVIHPVFPHIFYLDIRGKVISYDLETDTAEFVYDFKEPWWKTVHYKLFPYEWHQWPRLLSTVN; encoded by the coding sequence ATGAAACGTCTGCGAAAATTGTGTGATAATAAAGGTGTGGAGCTGTCTGAGGATATCATAATGGAAATATTGCATCTTTTGCCTTCAAAATCACTAGCAAGGTTTAAATGTGTATCAAAGTGTTGGCAAAAATACATTGCTGGTTGTCGTTCTCAACGATGGAGGCCTCAACCTGATTTCATTGGTATCTTTTATCAGACAGATAAACATTCCCAAATTGGTTTCTTCTTCGAATCAAAGGaatcaaataataatcacaTGCATGATTTGGATGAGTCAGTGAATTTTCTTAACAGGAAAGTGTATATTGTTGCGTCAtcgaatggttttcttctttgtaCAAAAGATAGAAAAAAACCAAGggattattatgtttataaTCCTGCAACGAGGCAATATTCGTCTCTCCCTAAAACTCTATTTTGCATGGAAGGCGACCTAGCTATTGGATTTATTTGTAAGGTAGATGATCCTAATAAAGATGTCATCTCGTTTACTATAGTTCGCTATGAAATACCTCATCATTGGGGTGAGTTACCGTTCACTGTAACAATTGAAAGTTTCTTTTCCGAGACTAATGTGTGGACTTCCAATAGTATAATTTTGGATGCACCTCTTAGACAGTACCCTTTAAACTGGGATGCAAGATCATCAGATGGTGTCATCGATGGAGTATTCTGTTGGCTTGATCAAGTTGAAAGACAAATCACTGTTTATGATAGTGTCTACAAGTCTTTCTGGGCTTTGGAATTCCCTGAAGAGATTGAGACCACATACAATTCTTATCTTGGATTATCTGGTGGGGATTTCTACTTTGCATTGAATTACGGGGAGGAGATTACTGTGTGGAAACTCGAGAGTAATATTCGTAGTCGAGTTGCAGTATGGGTTGTGAAGTATGATGCGGATGTTGCCGCTACAGTTCTTCAATGTCCGGAGGCGTTTGGACTTGGAGGTGATACACTTCGTGTTGAGGCTTTTGGAATTACAGGCTCTATTTGTATCGAGGTGCTGAATATGGTTATTCATCCTGTTTTCCCGCACATCTTTTATTTGGATATAAGAGGCAAggttatttcttatgacttggaaACGGATACTGCAGAatttgtgtatgattttaaagAACCTTGGTGGAAAACAGTACACTACAAGTTATTTCCTTATGAGTGGCATCAATGGCCACGTCTTCTGTCGACTGTCAATTAG